Within Lolium rigidum isolate FL_2022 chromosome 5, APGP_CSIRO_Lrig_0.1, whole genome shotgun sequence, the genomic segment TGAGGGAGATCAAGATAGCTGCCatgtgaagctcttttagtttatAGTTGGTGTCAATTATTTGACTAACAAATAATAAGTGGTTAGATCTCAGATAGATACTTTAGGTCTGCTTTCAATTCGTATGCTATGCTGTACTCCTGTGAAATCTAGTAAGTTGTATGCACTTGTGCATACCAGTAGTAATTTTGTATTTAGTTAATAATCTAAAGTAGACAAGCAAAGTGATTTTAGAAAGCAACAACTCTTATACCTAATCTCCCATAGTTAATTATTCTCCATCTGGTAGCTATATTATTATAGAATTGTAGGCATGAACAAATTAACATGGCACAGAAAAATATGGGGGGGATGAGTCTAGTCAGCTACTGGATTTCCTTTAACTTGAGGTTACATATCTTGGAACTAAAACGCTTGCTGAAACACATAGAAATATATGAGAAAGGACGCCATTTAGCATGTCAATTTGTATTCTTCTGCGATGTATATTAACttataacccccccccccctttggcAGGTGCTACTTCTCTTAGTGAAGAAGGATAAATAAATCATTCTTTTCTTCTCCAGAGAAACCTAGTTTTATTTCTTCTAGAAATATCTGAAAACGGTTTACTATTACGCTAGGTATTTATATATGAGATGCTTTGCCTTTTGCGATGCTTGAGGTACTGCAAGGTATCTCCACTCGACAAGTACCAGAAATTGATTTGCAGGACATTCTTTTATGAGAATTGTGTAAACCAGTTTGATTTGGTAATTAGTAGCATCTCTTCCGCTGCAATTCTTTGCCAACCAGTCACCTGGATCATTTTGGCTGATACTCTCCAAATCCATCTCTGCTCCACTGATCCTCCCATTCCCCACCTACCCGTGTTACCACTTTCTCGCTCTCCTTAGATCTGTCAAGCTGGCAGGAATTGTAACTCATTCCGGTCCAAAAGAGCGTGGATAACCATAGCAAATTGGAAGGTCTTTAATTTATGCCTGTCAGCTTTTTTTTACATGCCTATAATGCCGTTAATATGCCCTTGTGTGAAACTTTCAGAGAGCTATGTAGGTTTATTTTGGTTACTTAGATCCAGATTTGTGGGTCTGTTCCACAACATAAATAGCTTTGTACAAGTATCTCTAACTCTAGATCATTAGATTATAGTTCATAAACAGATGCTGTGACTCCCAAGCACCATAAAACATCTTTTAGGAAGACTGGTAATAATATGTGaggtacttgcatttagtttgtgCTGTCCATGCCCCAAAATTCTTACACTTCACTGTGTCCTTCAACCATTCCTCAGACTTTGTTGTGTAGATTGAATTATGTTTCTGCATATTGTTATTGTACGTACATTCATGTATTATTATGGTATCTAAAACTGTTATTCATGTGATGGAACAGCAGAAAAATCAACAGAAAATGGTAGCAGGAACCAACCAGTTGCATCAGTAGTCTCAGGCTCGACATCTACTAGTAATGCCGAGAGCAGTTCATCAGCATCTAAAGCTGGAGATGACATAAAGGTTTCCTCCAAGTTGCGCAAGTTTGCATTCAATGACCTAAAATGTGCCACACGGAACTTCAGACCCGAGagtcttcttggtgaaggaggttTTGGGTGTGTGTTCAAAGGGTGGATTGAAGAAAATGGAACTGCACCTGTGAAACCTGGTACAGGTCTTACAGTTGCTGTCAAGACACTCAATCATGATGGTCTTCAAGGGCACAAAGAATGGGTGGTACGTGCTTTGTTACTACAAGCTATGTTTATTTTTATCATGGTGCCTATCCATTCTCATTACGACTCACACTAATTCTGCCCCATATTCTACTTTGTTTTGTTCTTTGCAGgcagaagttgactttcttggtaatCTTCACCACCCCAATTTGGTCAGATTGATTGGATATTGTGTTGAAGATGACCAAAGATTGCTGGTATATGAATTTATGCCACGCGGAAGTTTGGATAATCATCTATTCAGAAGTATGTACTGAATCATTAAATTTTTCATAAATGTTTTTCCCTTCTGATTATCATATTAGAGGACACGTTCCAACTGTTTGCTCAGTGCTTTCTCAGTTGAAAAACAATAATTAGTAGAAATTTGAACCTTGGGTGGATTATGATTTATTTGTAGGGTCTCTTCCTCTCCCATGGTCCATTAGAATGAAGGTTGCTCTTGGGGTAGCACAGGGTCTTTCCTTCCTTCACGAAGAAGCAGAAAGACCAGTCATTTATCGCGATTTTAAAACATCTAATATACTGTTAGATGCGGTAAGTATTGAATCCATGAATCTTATTTTGCACTGTGGGTCATATGACCCATGTAGTCGCATACTGTTATTTCATATGTTTACATGTGCATTGTGCTCTTGCAGGAATACAATGCAAAGCTCTCAGATTTCGGGCTTGCTAAAGATGGCCCTGTAGGTGACAAAACTCATGTGTCTACTCGAGTAATGGGAACCTATGGGTATGCAGCTCCAGAGTATGTCATGACAGGTAAGTTCTTCAGCGGACATAACTTGCCAACTCTGAAAGAGTGAAAGATACTTACGAAAACAAGTTAGTTGTGGGGATTTAGAGTGCTTTGATAGGTTACGATGCATCATTTGATCTTTGTTATTGATATACTTTAAGATATAGAGATGCTGCTTGTTGGATGACATTGTGATGATAGTAGTAAATGTCGTGGATACGATCTGAGCAATTTCTCGGTATTATACAAAGCTTCGTATAGTAGCTTAGTATTATGTTGGGTTGCAATAAGTCCTTAATGTCCTTGTGTATACTCTTTTCCTGGCAAAAATACAATGTGCTACTAATCCTACCACAAATTAGCTATTTTGGTAACGTAGATCTTCATTGTCTGCATAGTAGAATGCTGTTTGGTTACCTTGTGCAGTTAAAGTTTTCATACCTTTCCCTCGTCTAGTTGTGCCACCTTTGTTGTGATGTTTACTTGATCTCATAATATTTGATGTTTGTTGATCTTGTAACATTTGTTGCATATTTTCCAACTTTTCAGGTCATTTGACATCAAAGAGTGATGTCTACAGCTTCGGTGTGGTGCTGCTTGAGATGATGTCAGGGCGCCGATCGATGGACAAGAACCGCCCAAACGGCGAGCACAACCTTGTTGAGTGGGCACGCCCACTGCTAGGAGAGAGGCAGCGCTTCTACAAGCTAGTTGACCCTCGCTTGGAGGGCAACTTCTCAGTCAAAGGTGCCCAGAAGGCGGCACAGTTAGCACGTGCATGTCTGAGCCGGGACCCCAAAGCCCGGCCACTGATGAGCCAGGTGGTCGAAGCTCTCAAGCCACTGCTCAACCTCAAGGACATGGCGAGCTCCTCCTACTTCTACCAAACGATGCAGGCCGAGAGGATGGCGCACTCGAGCAGCATGAACGGCAGGAGCAGCCATAGCCTCAAGGTGCACGGCTCGTTTGCGCGGGCGAACGGACAGCAGCCGATGAGGAGCATGTCCGATGGCCCCCGCGCTTCCCCGTTCCGCTACTCGCCGAAGCCAAACATGAAATAGGTGGCTCGGCTTGTCGTGAACCTGCATCTGTTCTTCCGATGGAACTTGGGTTGGGGTTAGGGGCGGGTAAACGTTGTTGTGCGACCTGAATTGATCTGTCTGTCTGTCGTGTAGATTTGACATGTGAAGAAGGATATAGGTGAAAAGGGAGATGTAGGTGAGGGGATTTAACCCTTGTGGATGCTTTGCGTTGAAGGATGCTGCTGGTAGACCATCTCTCTGTACATCTCTCTCCAGCGATGGGTAATCTCATCACAGAATAGTCTGTCTTATTTGAAGTTGCTCTCTGGGTAGGCATAGCCTAGCTGACTAGCTGCACACCGCATTTCCTTTCTTGGCTCTTCTTTGTGTAAAGATGTATCTTGCTACTGTAGGATGTAGCAAGCAAAGGCTCCTCACAAGTCACGATGACGCGTAGCGTTTATTTTAGCAATGGAAGGACTGTCCTCTTAGGGTGTGCGTTACGCCATGAACACCGCCGAGATTGGCTTGTATGACAAGGAGGCAATCAGGAACTATCACCTCCAATTGCAATGTCTAGATAGAAATGGTTAGCAACGAAACCGTCTCGAGACATGGTGGTGGTAGTTGGGGCGTACGTATCCTAGGCTCCTAGTAGCCACCAGTTTAGGCACCAGAAGATAAGAGAGAAGAATTCGTTTCGTGGAAACTGATTGGAACGTTCCTTCCTGACTGATAAAAAGCACAGTGCTTAAGATGGGTCCTCTCTTatctgcagtttttttttttttcgaattgtTGGTCCTATCATTGCACAGCTCCATCGCTTTCTTTCTTATCAGCATGTCCAAAGTCCAAACAAGGAGAGGGAAAAGNNNNNNNNNNNNNNNNNNNNNNNNNNNNNNNNNNNNNNNNNNNNNNNNNNNNNNNNNNNNNNNNNNNNNNNNNNNNNNNNNNNNNNNNNNNNNNNNNNNNagaaaaaacaatgccgcagaggccgccatccgggccctacatccccacggcaagtgcggatttgcgttgactcggccggcgaacccgagaattcgcgatgcaccacgtcccgggccaccatacgcgacgttttggccgcttcgtcggctaggtggcctcaaaaacgagaaaaaaaaagttttgacatgcaccacggagggaccaaaatcgtcggccatggtacaccagcaaccacggcgcgacttcaacttcgtcggccatggcaacttttcttgtagtgtagtgttcaacaatcttatgaaaataagatcgaacttcctctcagttcagaccttcatcaactatcttgctcaaaagattgagttattgtacatccatctcaatctttactctacccctttgagttttcttatggtcttcaactccttttattccaaccattgaattgatggttagaatattggtcttggtgtagcttatggtttatattcttctaaggtcttgtgaagaatccttgtggtgtatccactcaattgtggacatccaatgtgaatccttcgactaaatgattataggttatAGTTATTTGGCTGgcaaaattttatttatttacaacttcttggtacaattAATCTAAtgatggactacttgataccaattatggctatttgttatctaaaactggatcttattataggttctgatcaactggacgagacatcttctactttatctcgcagttttGATACTATAACACAAcagtggtcttctgataccaactatgaTCTTATTATCTCtcgctatggtttcataggtcatcttccttcgtcgtggtttattttgcaagagaaccactaactgacactatgaatatagtattcgaagtgatttcccatgcattccctcttccgtgatgactagggatctgcttgagcttcaccataatcatcatatttctcaccttcatgcttcttatgtactaaagtactcctctgttgaggtaagcatgagtttctgattgtacttctttcagaatattgtggttacttcccacaactgtacttcatttctccgatgaaccttcatcttgtcttcagaatcttccagaattcgtcgcttcctcacacgaatactattaccctctagatctatagcatcaagtcagaACTTGATATTACAACATgcctttgcatatcaaagtcgaacttcatgtatggatctagtcaatcaatgaaaatccaataaaaatccaagaagattcagctttgtgcttataataaacatcatcataagcctgaatataatagttgagtaagacatctctaaacatcaggctctgatgtgtagtatataacaccacataagataggtttatatcgtgatacttagcacgaatatatgggattctactatttgtctcaacctttaccataattgcacaattgcaatgagataagcttgaaacaaagtggtctaggatagttgaagttaacctaattttctttggaagtacgaacttagcttccattttggttGAGGACTATTTCACATGGTATATctgggttctaacattgctactcttaaCTCATAACAATTGGAATATTGCTCCGATACTTcaaagtgtttctaccataaacatatggtcttgatgtgcttggcacacttcccattgttttgaagcacaattcttacactattgttttgcacttggcttcttattgtactcctcttaattaattatgaggttctagtccatcacataatgattctcaggtgaatcatatatgatttctatctctatcatgtaagtaggcatattttattcctatctctcttccttacctcccatgattgactcatcatggtctatactactcatATCACTcgtttgtatcacttactatcagttgtttcacaagtttagataaattttacttaccctattacttgtctgggtctacatcttctattaggatatcttaattatcttcatcacttgatattacttctagtgcaggtctgagta encodes:
- the LOC124652209 gene encoding serine/threonine-protein kinase PBL34-like, with the translated sequence MGLAPPELGQFDGWESSGEEERERWGWCRRSRSSGSGRRGKRLPSKGGDDGGGVATGCCIRLWPAGSCPRPPRSKVDTSTSSASTHGAEKSTENGSRNQPVASVVSGSTSTSNAESSSSASKAGDDIKVSSKLRKFAFNDLKCATRNFRPESLLGEGGFGCVFKGWIEENGTAPVKPGTGLTVAVKTLNHDGLQGHKEWVAEVDFLGNLHHPNLVRLIGYCVEDDQRLLVYEFMPRGSLDNHLFRRSLPLPWSIRMKVALGVAQGLSFLHEEAERPVIYRDFKTSNILLDAEYNAKLSDFGLAKDGPVGDKTHVSTRVMGTYGYAAPEYVMTGHLTSKSDVYSFGVVLLEMMSGRRSMDKNRPNGEHNLVEWARPLLGERQRFYKLVDPRLEGNFSVKGAQKAAQLARACLSRDPKARPLMSQVVEALKPLLNLKDMASSSYFYQTMQAERMAHSSSMNGRSSHSLKVHGSFARANGQQPMRSMSDGPRASPFRYSPKPNMK